In the Candidatus Electrothrix sp. GW3-4 genome, one interval contains:
- a CDS encoding hemerythrin domain-containing protein, which yields MDKLTREAHEHSKILESIVFFEKFLKTITSDDAESYTARLHQFTDEYIVQHFKFEEQEIFPIILQQGSPAERKFIEELQEDHKRILVALAEFKAVISPYDSQPNKEQVKTIIKSSEGLINQILVHARKEDTRLFPVLKKYTI from the coding sequence ATGGACAAATTGACAAGAGAAGCCCATGAACATAGCAAAATTTTAGAGTCGATAGTTTTTTTTGAGAAATTTCTCAAGACCATTACCAGTGATGATGCTGAGAGTTATACAGCCCGCCTGCACCAATTTACCGATGAATACATTGTCCAGCACTTCAAGTTTGAGGAGCAGGAAATCTTCCCCATCATCCTCCAACAGGGCTCCCCGGCAGAAAGAAAGTTTATCGAAGAGCTCCAGGAGGATCATAAACGCATACTCGTTGCCCTGGCAGAGTTTAAGGCGGTTATATCACCGTATGATTCCCAACCAAACAAAGAGCAGGTCAAGACGATCATCAAGTCAAGTGAGGGGCTTATCAACCAGATTCTCGTTCATGCGCGCAAAGAGGATACACGTCTCTTCCCTGTCCTGAAAAAATATACGATATAG
- the mqnB gene encoding futalosine hydrolase yields MIALMTAATDMEMQAFLDAKGDQEDIYSLVTGIGPVETTLSLAGILHKQPEIDWVLNFGIAGAYLENDTPLQASLLELCLAEQEVLGDLGIQLADTMERFGGDLPVRDRFVLDSGLLSAAGQILEHEDISYKLGTFVTVNCASGTLHRGNQLGRQFRGLCENMEGAAVARVCEEFSLPCLEVRCISNMVEDRNRENWRIQEACAKVGRAAAVLAAGLVSGRF; encoded by the coding sequence GTGATTGCATTGATGACAGCGGCAACGGATATGGAGATGCAGGCATTTTTAGATGCCAAAGGCGATCAGGAGGATATCTACTCCCTTGTTACAGGGATTGGGCCGGTGGAGACGACACTTTCTCTGGCAGGCATCCTCCATAAGCAACCAGAGATAGATTGGGTGCTGAATTTCGGTATTGCCGGGGCATATCTGGAAAATGACACGCCGCTTCAGGCCAGCTTGCTCGAGCTCTGCCTTGCTGAACAGGAGGTCCTGGGGGATCTCGGGATTCAGTTGGCAGATACGATGGAAAGGTTTGGCGGCGATCTGCCGGTACGGGATCGTTTTGTCCTGGATTCCGGCTTGCTGTCAGCAGCGGGCCAGATTCTGGAGCATGAGGATATTTCCTATAAGCTTGGGACCTTTGTGACAGTGAATTGCGCCAGCGGTACCCTGCATCGGGGGAATCAGCTCGGGCGTCAGTTTCGTGGGTTGTGCGAAAATATGGAAGGGGCAGCTGTGGCTCGGGTTTGTGAGGAATTTTCCCTGCCCTGCCTGGAGGTCCGTTGTATCAGTAATATGGTTGAGGATCGAAACCGGGAGAACTGGCGGATTCAGGAGGCCTGCGCTAAAGTGGGAAGGGCTGCCGCTGTTCTTGCGGCGGGGCTTGTTTCAGGCCGGTTCTGA
- a CDS encoding two-CW domain-containing protein, giving the protein MKKKLNCWEAKKCGREPGGDKVSELGVCPVAEEGRAEGIHDGEKGGRCCWAIAGSLCKGEQQGNYAEKFGDCRSCDFYEMVKKEEMPQFKLGLTILKEIKEKGS; this is encoded by the coding sequence ATGAAAAAAAAATTAAACTGCTGGGAAGCAAAAAAATGCGGGCGCGAGCCAGGCGGAGACAAGGTCTCTGAGCTTGGAGTCTGTCCTGTTGCCGAAGAAGGAAGAGCAGAAGGTATTCATGACGGAGAAAAGGGAGGTCGCTGTTGCTGGGCCATAGCAGGTTCTCTCTGCAAGGGAGAGCAACAGGGCAATTATGCAGAAAAATTCGGAGATTGCCGCAGCTGTGATTTCTATGAGATGGTAAAAAAAGAGGAGATGCCCCAGTTTAAACTTGGCCTTACCATTTTAAAAGAAATAAAAGAGAAAGGCTCCTGA
- a CDS encoding AAA domain-containing protein translates to MITIEEACLLWVELPASLTMSNLTQNSAEKFVRLVRYLRALSAINAKTIRTLEQYQKKVLWLPLDAGVANVEQDKADDSLWIAVKRGEKPPLPPPPERCRKWIDKEALQNLDATPELRLPLDFMHTTPTAVNAQREETLYPEAFARREQQWQNYIEQQWKPWRDRCRRVLSHEKIYTDLFRLYQEQQKLGEQYEQLLCCGCLTWETQNREIVQRHLIVTEAAISFDPTSKRLAVYQTSPTPRVELDMLALEEQPQDAHTLIQENNQALEGNLRKKKEVDRVLNTLAQTLFTDPPGQYFPDRLQPEQNTPTEQPVITYAPALIMRKRSMHPLAHFLDKIQDQSPLSTALPEEFRHLCEMHSEETKSALKEEPAQDRTEEAIFFPLPSNQEQRRIATRLNKNSGILIQGPPGTGKSHTIANLICHLLAQGKRVLVTAQTTRALHVLHDLLPENIHPLCFNAAEQGRQEQADLEQKIKAILAAEKLRQAAENEHIQELEERIQAKQQARQTTEKKILELREQETQQHRMNQGHYSGTAAQIAKQVRKEKDAFSWFTDRITQDMSLPWSHQQLLFLRKYLRSTDAGAEKKLAGKELPQLKKKFPVHKVQEAFEKEEQARQAASLGRQRLQSGSGKMLFQAGKADRKAIEGIRDQLAGFTETVRELQRRPMPWIAPAVSDVLCGRNAVWQNLLQLSQEALQDLQKLIDRIDTLEVDISWEIDRKKLLQDALALKRHFKAGGRAGKWIFKPEIVRKHATLLSKIRIDGQPCNTLDALWKLVDYLLVDRKLYYVWHLWEGRAERSTGHFSLQFAEIEELLKTLQQVLALHKKRKLLEERLGSINGLNMPDWSDVSAVQSLLEDCQAALARLDFLWLGSSITHAQKTLSVFAQRSNAHPITKLVIKSLQKRDIETYQHLFTEIEDLNLKNNERVEKNHLLDELADIAPQLATQLRNGQERREWADRLGQLERAWAWAQAQDWLQTFLANDLESHHRQSQRLAQQIREELSALTAAKAWQHFFRKITPQQRGHMVAWQQAMKKFGKGTGKHAQTHKENARRHLNASRAAIPVWIMPLHRVYETVPAEPGFFDVVIVDEASQCGPESLPLLYLGKQILAAGDDKQISPEAVGINREHVQQHMQNALFDFEYADSFDVDSSLFDHGLLRFGNRIVLQEHFRCMPEIIAFSNTHFYQDDPLVPLRQYLPDRLPPLKAVLVKNGSRQGQGQRTINQQEAEALVAAVVQCCQEKRYQGKTMGVIVLQGIAQAYLIEELLIRTLGVEEMGRRRLICGNSSSFQGGERDIIFLSMVTAPEQKIRALTKAAEQHKFNVAASRAREQMWLFHSVQERHLRPECLRYKLIKHFHCSAIQHAGMAPSEQDELRTAAQQANRAVETPPAPFQSWLEVDMALHLGEMGYRIIPQYAFAGRKIDLVIQGQRAQLAVACDSDQWQGAELYLADLEHQEKLKRCGWQVFRIRASRYYADPAKALDPLVQGLEQLEIFPAP, encoded by the coding sequence GTGATAACTATTGAGGAGGCTTGCCTCCTCTGGGTGGAACTCCCGGCCTCCTTGACCATGAGTAATTTGACACAGAATAGCGCAGAAAAGTTCGTTCGGCTTGTTCGATACCTCCGTGCATTATCGGCAATTAATGCAAAAACTATCCGCACCCTGGAACAGTACCAAAAAAAGGTGCTCTGGTTGCCCCTTGACGCCGGTGTTGCCAACGTTGAACAGGATAAAGCTGATGATTCTCTCTGGATTGCGGTCAAACGGGGGGAAAAACCGCCGTTGCCCCCCCCTCCTGAGCGATGCAGGAAGTGGATTGACAAGGAGGCGTTGCAAAACCTTGATGCGACCCCTGAGCTCCGTCTTCCGCTTGACTTTATGCACACAACCCCAACGGCGGTCAACGCCCAGAGAGAGGAGACCCTTTATCCAGAGGCCTTTGCCCGAAGAGAACAGCAATGGCAGAACTATATCGAACAGCAATGGAAACCCTGGCGGGACCGTTGCCGACGCGTCCTCTCTCATGAGAAGATCTACACGGATCTGTTTCGTCTTTACCAGGAGCAGCAAAAGCTTGGTGAACAATATGAGCAGCTGCTTTGTTGCGGTTGCTTAACCTGGGAAACCCAGAACCGGGAAATTGTCCAACGGCATCTTATTGTGACGGAAGCTGCCATTTCCTTTGATCCAACCTCGAAAAGGCTGGCTGTTTATCAGACCTCACCGACCCCAAGAGTTGAGCTGGATATGCTTGCCCTGGAGGAACAACCACAAGATGCCCATACGCTCATCCAAGAGAATAATCAGGCATTAGAGGGAAATCTTCGCAAGAAAAAAGAGGTTGACAGGGTCCTCAACACCCTTGCCCAAACTCTGTTCACAGATCCTCCGGGGCAATATTTTCCTGACCGTCTTCAGCCCGAGCAAAATACCCCGACAGAACAGCCGGTCATTACCTATGCCCCGGCCCTGATCATGAGAAAGCGGTCCATGCATCCTTTGGCGCATTTTCTCGATAAGATCCAGGATCAATCTCCACTCAGCACAGCTCTTCCAGAGGAATTTCGTCATCTCTGTGAAATGCACTCTGAAGAGACAAAGAGTGCTCTGAAAGAGGAACCGGCACAAGATCGGACTGAGGAGGCAATATTTTTCCCCCTTCCCTCCAACCAGGAACAACGCCGCATAGCCACAAGACTCAATAAGAACAGCGGGATACTTATCCAGGGCCCTCCAGGGACTGGCAAGTCGCATACAATTGCCAATCTCATCTGTCATCTGCTGGCTCAGGGGAAACGGGTGTTAGTGACAGCGCAAACCACGAGGGCCTTACATGTGCTCCATGACTTACTCCCTGAGAATATTCATCCACTCTGTTTCAACGCCGCTGAGCAGGGCAGGCAAGAGCAAGCAGATCTGGAGCAAAAGATCAAGGCCATCTTGGCAGCAGAAAAGCTTCGCCAAGCAGCAGAGAACGAGCATATTCAGGAGCTGGAAGAGCGTATTCAGGCAAAACAACAGGCCCGGCAGACCACAGAGAAAAAGATCCTGGAGCTGCGTGAGCAAGAAACCCAGCAGCACAGGATGAATCAAGGGCATTATTCCGGAACCGCTGCTCAGATTGCTAAACAGGTACGCAAAGAGAAGGACGCCTTTTCTTGGTTTACAGATCGAATCACCCAGGACATGTCCCTCCCTTGGTCTCATCAACAACTTCTTTTCCTCCGCAAATATCTGCGTTCCACCGATGCAGGGGCAGAGAAAAAACTGGCTGGCAAAGAGCTCCCGCAACTGAAGAAAAAATTTCCAGTCCATAAGGTGCAAGAGGCCTTTGAAAAAGAAGAACAGGCCCGTCAGGCTGCATCTCTTGGAAGACAACGCCTCCAGAGCGGGTCGGGTAAGATGCTCTTTCAGGCAGGCAAAGCAGACCGAAAGGCAATTGAAGGAATACGAGATCAGCTTGCTGGCTTTACCGAGACGGTGCGGGAATTGCAGCGGCGTCCTATGCCCTGGATTGCACCAGCTGTTTCTGATGTGCTCTGTGGGCGTAACGCTGTCTGGCAAAATTTATTGCAACTCTCCCAGGAGGCTCTTCAAGATCTCCAGAAACTCATTGATCGGATTGATACCCTGGAGGTTGATATCTCCTGGGAGATCGATCGAAAAAAGCTCCTGCAGGATGCGCTGGCCCTGAAAAGGCATTTCAAGGCAGGAGGACGGGCGGGCAAATGGATTTTTAAGCCGGAAATCGTTCGAAAACATGCCACCTTACTCAGCAAGATCAGGATAGACGGTCAGCCCTGTAACACGCTGGACGCTCTGTGGAAGCTGGTCGATTACCTCCTGGTTGATCGGAAATTATATTATGTCTGGCATCTCTGGGAGGGAAGGGCTGAACGAAGCACTGGCCATTTTTCTCTCCAATTTGCCGAAATCGAAGAACTCCTTAAAACCCTACAACAGGTCCTTGCTCTCCATAAAAAACGAAAACTCCTGGAAGAACGACTGGGTTCGATCAATGGCCTGAACATGCCGGACTGGTCAGATGTCTCTGCTGTCCAGAGCCTGTTGGAGGACTGTCAGGCAGCGCTTGCCCGCCTTGATTTTCTCTGGCTCGGTTCTTCAATAACCCATGCCCAGAAGACACTTTCTGTCTTTGCCCAACGAAGCAATGCCCATCCGATAACGAAACTGGTTATTAAAAGTCTGCAAAAGAGAGATATCGAGACCTATCAACACCTCTTTACCGAGATTGAAGACCTCAACCTCAAGAACAATGAACGGGTGGAGAAGAACCACCTGCTTGATGAACTGGCTGACATCGCACCTCAGCTGGCCACGCAACTGAGAAATGGGCAGGAAAGGAGAGAGTGGGCAGATCGCCTTGGGCAGCTTGAACGGGCCTGGGCCTGGGCACAGGCCCAGGACTGGTTGCAGACCTTTCTTGCCAATGACCTGGAAAGCCACCACCGACAGAGCCAGCGGCTTGCGCAGCAGATCAGAGAAGAACTTTCTGCCTTGACAGCTGCCAAGGCCTGGCAGCATTTTTTTCGTAAGATAACTCCGCAGCAACGTGGGCACATGGTGGCTTGGCAGCAGGCCATGAAAAAATTCGGCAAAGGAACAGGAAAACATGCGCAGACCCATAAAGAAAATGCCCGTCGCCATCTGAATGCCAGCCGAGCCGCTATTCCGGTCTGGATTATGCCGCTCCATCGTGTTTACGAAACCGTGCCCGCGGAACCTGGCTTCTTTGATGTCGTTATCGTTGATGAGGCCTCACAATGCGGACCTGAGTCCTTACCCCTGCTTTACCTTGGGAAACAAATCCTTGCGGCGGGAGATGATAAACAGATCAGCCCGGAGGCTGTGGGGATAAACCGGGAGCATGTGCAGCAGCATATGCAGAACGCCCTCTTTGATTTTGAGTATGCCGATTCCTTTGATGTGGATTCCAGCCTTTTTGACCATGGTCTCCTCCGTTTTGGCAATCGAATCGTCTTGCAGGAACATTTTCGTTGTATGCCGGAGATCATCGCGTTCAGCAATACCCATTTTTATCAGGATGATCCTCTGGTCCCTCTTCGCCAATATCTGCCAGACCGGCTCCCCCCCCTCAAGGCAGTTTTGGTCAAAAATGGCTCCCGGCAAGGACAGGGGCAACGAACTATCAATCAGCAGGAGGCCGAGGCCTTGGTTGCGGCTGTCGTCCAATGTTGCCAGGAGAAACGTTACCAGGGAAAAACAATGGGCGTTATCGTCCTTCAGGGGATAGCCCAGGCCTATCTGATCGAAGAATTATTAATCAGGACGCTTGGGGTCGAGGAAATGGGGCGGCGCAGGCTTATCTGCGGCAACTCCTCCAGTTTCCAGGGCGGTGAACGAGATATTATCTTTCTCAGTATGGTGACTGCTCCTGAGCAGAAAATCCGAGCCCTGACCAAGGCAGCAGAACAACATAAATTTAACGTGGCTGCCAGTCGTGCCCGCGAACAGATGTGGCTCTTTCACTCTGTTCAGGAAAGGCATCTGCGCCCTGAATGTTTACGATATAAATTGATAAAGCATTTTCATTGTTCAGCTATACAGCATGCTGGTATGGCACCGAGTGAACAGGATGAGTTGCGGACAGCAGCGCAGCAGGCCAACAGGGCTGTGGAGACCCCGCCGGCACCGTTTCAGAGTTGGCTGGAAGTGGATATGGCCCTCCATCTCGGGGAGATGGGATACAGGATTATCCCGCAATATGCCTTTGCTGGCAGAAAGATAGATCTGGTTATTCAGGGGCAGCGGGCCCAGTTGGCTGTTGCCTGTGATAGTGATCAATGGCAGGGGGCGGAGCTGTATCTTGCTGATTTGGAACACCAAGAAAAATTGAAAAGATGTGGCTGGCAGGTGTTCAGGATTCGGGCAAGCCGTTACTATGCAGATCCAGCCAAGGCCCTGGACCCCCTTGTCCAGGGCCTTGAGCAGTTGGAAATCTTTCCAGCGCCTTGA
- the alr gene encoding alanine racemase, with protein sequence MNCITGENIADLYHRSAAVVDLACISHNLQVVREKAPGRKIIAMVKANAYGHGLVRVAEHLASEGVDYLGTAFVEEALELRRAGITIPIITSGPFSRFQIGLFIENNIDLTIASVDALQYIREAAEFYKKRVNIHLKVDTGMMRIGIRYTNARKLFAAALEGEKYLNLVSIFSHFANSDNQDLGFAQLQLERFLEATRFFAHEHRPSPLLQIANSAAILRMEESQLDMIRPGIMLYGYHPSPATESQASLQPALSLRAKIMYFKVVLAGNSVGYGRTWTAPQNCRVVTIPVGYGDGYPRALSNKGQVLLRGQRYPVRGSVCMDQTMIGIGAGEAYIGEEVQLIGRQGGEVITADDLAAQLGTISYEVLTNISARVPRIYVNEHRGRNNLSA encoded by the coding sequence TTGAACTGCATAACAGGAGAAAATATTGCTGATCTCTATCATCGTTCCGCAGCAGTGGTCGACCTGGCCTGCATCAGTCATAATCTCCAGGTTGTCCGGGAAAAGGCCCCTGGTCGGAAGATCATCGCTATGGTCAAGGCCAATGCCTACGGCCACGGTCTGGTACGGGTTGCGGAGCATCTGGCCTCAGAAGGTGTGGATTATCTGGGCACCGCCTTTGTTGAAGAAGCCCTGGAGCTGAGAAGGGCAGGTATAACCATTCCCATTATCACCTCGGGTCCGTTTTCACGATTTCAGATTGGCCTCTTTATAGAAAATAATATTGACCTGACCATTGCTTCAGTGGATGCGTTGCAATATATCCGAGAAGCGGCTGAGTTTTATAAAAAACGGGTCAACATCCATCTGAAGGTCGATACCGGCATGATGCGGATCGGGATACGGTATACAAACGCTCGTAAACTCTTTGCTGCAGCCTTAGAGGGAGAAAAATACCTCAATCTGGTCTCCATCTTTTCCCATTTCGCCAACTCAGATAACCAAGACCTGGGATTTGCCCAGCTCCAGCTGGAGCGATTTCTTGAAGCAACCCGTTTTTTTGCCCATGAACATCGCCCCTCTCCATTACTCCAGATCGCCAATTCAGCGGCCATCCTGAGGATGGAAGAAAGCCAGCTTGATATGATCAGGCCGGGGATCATGCTGTACGGCTATCATCCTTCGCCAGCCACCGAGTCCCAAGCCAGTCTCCAGCCTGCCCTTTCCCTCAGGGCAAAGATTATGTACTTTAAGGTCGTGTTGGCCGGGAATTCTGTCGGCTACGGCAGGACCTGGACAGCTCCTCAGAACTGCCGGGTCGTGACCATTCCCGTTGGATACGGCGACGGCTATCCTCGTGCTCTCTCCAATAAAGGGCAGGTTCTGCTGCGCGGTCAGAGATATCCTGTGCGCGGCAGTGTCTGCATGGATCAAACCATGATCGGTATCGGTGCTGGAGAGGCCTATATCGGGGAAGAGGTGCAGCTCATCGGCAGACAGGGCGGGGAAGTCATCACCGCCGATGATCTCGCTGCGCAGCTCGGCACGATCAGCTATGAGGTCCTGACCAATATCAGTGCGCGGGTGCCCAGGATCTATGTCAATGAGCATCGCGGTCGTAATAATCTCTCTGCATGA
- a CDS encoding aldo/keto reductase: protein MKQQEHTQDKIPTRTFGRTGLEMPVLSLGMMRSRYSPQDIPLDQIAKQGQQELADLVDRALSLGITHLETARNYGSSERQLAPILERYPRDAFILQTKVRPEDDPELFTANVLDSLDRLGQERVDLLALHGLNNHQSLWQVCRPGGCLAAARKLQAQGKVGWVGFSGHGDVDILLKAIAHQEDGGFDYMNLHWYTVYQRNTPALAAAAAQNMGVFIISPTDKGGMLHTPPACLKKICTPLSPIQFNDLFCLQRPEVQTISIGAAQPSELGDHLNALSRLDDHEMVQGIYQQWQELMEKEAGLSRPDALWSSLPAWQQTPGYINIGMILWLYNLARGWDLLAFSRRRYRMLGQDMPWVPGLNGAVARQYDLEGIAAQAGMPAEELIRMLEKAHALLGEQGDQ, encoded by the coding sequence ATGAAGCAACAAGAACACACACAAGACAAGATCCCCACAAGAACCTTTGGCAGAACCGGTTTAGAGATGCCTGTCCTCTCTCTGGGAATGATGCGCTCCAGATATTCTCCCCAGGACATCCCTCTTGATCAGATAGCGAAACAGGGGCAACAGGAGCTGGCTGACCTGGTGGACAGGGCCCTTAGCCTCGGGATAACCCATCTCGAAACCGCCCGAAACTATGGGAGCTCGGAACGGCAACTGGCCCCGATCCTGGAACGGTATCCACGGGACGCCTTTATCCTTCAAACCAAGGTCAGGCCAGAGGACGACCCGGAGCTGTTTACCGCCAATGTCCTGGACTCACTCGACCGCTTGGGGCAGGAACGGGTCGACCTGCTGGCCCTGCATGGCCTGAACAATCATCAGAGTCTCTGGCAGGTATGCAGGCCCGGCGGTTGTTTGGCCGCAGCCCGTAAGCTGCAAGCCCAGGGCAAGGTGGGTTGGGTAGGCTTCTCTGGCCATGGCGATGTGGACATCCTCCTCAAGGCCATTGCCCACCAGGAAGACGGCGGCTTTGATTATATGAACCTGCACTGGTACACGGTCTACCAACGCAATACCCCTGCCCTGGCAGCAGCAGCGGCCCAGAACATGGGCGTATTCATCATCAGTCCTACGGATAAGGGAGGGATGCTGCACACCCCGCCAGCATGCCTCAAAAAGATCTGCACTCCTCTCTCCCCGATCCAGTTTAATGATCTCTTCTGCCTGCAACGTCCTGAGGTGCAGACCATCAGCATTGGTGCTGCCCAGCCCAGTGAACTTGGGGATCACCTCAATGCCTTGTCTCGGCTGGATGATCATGAGATGGTTCAGGGCATCTACCAACAGTGGCAAGAACTTATGGAGAAGGAGGCTGGCCTTTCCCGACCTGATGCCCTCTGGTCGAGCCTTCCTGCCTGGCAGCAGACACCGGGCTATATCAATATTGGTATGATCTTATGGCTGTATAATTTGGCCCGTGGCTGGGACCTGCTGGCATTCTCCCGGCGTCGCTACAGAATGCTCGGGCAGGATATGCCCTGGGTGCCGGGACTGAATGGGGCTGTAGCCCGGCAATATGATCTGGAGGGGATTGCGGCGCAGGCAGGGATGCCTGCTGAAGAATTGATCAGAATGCTGGAAAAAGCGCATGCCCTACTGGGAGAGCAAGGGGATCAGTAA
- a CDS encoding carboxypeptidase-like regulatory domain-containing protein → MNPLINKKQLQNNIRTARSSLFLFVACCCLVISNNAFAQYTDNSPYSSAKYQADINTTDSGGGTWGEILNMNIRIDGPAAIFSITSKKGPFYNTNSVSIRSGSHNGPVVVAGKIPSGSEAAKLRLDLDSVSSFPQRFFATITNNIGYAWVGPVQISKNETATSEPVPWDDAQPVTQPTHGSHGPQRPIINESPERIAINTAVKIVVTAGQTQNNDMVRIQCTASSSDNTPNAPYRSGWVYSGDTIHVPLTFHSTGTQVIFCNSLDNYGATSSLSQRTITVTPGPSVSGYPAPRNEPSEPTPLPPASTRRTITSAPAPIVEVPSQDSVNEPVSIKLIAGHDPQNRDLVRIGCTADDSNRTVNDPYLSDWLPPGAEVDGTITFYSSGEKNIYCIAHSRQGVDSPSTRKTMSIRFANQAPSSPEINPYPYATDPGETTYISVTAGGDPDGDQVKVKCSATDSSITGNAPYISDWVAPQSTVNAALAFYTSGDKEVTCVTIDSKDAQSDKATRKMHVHSSQYNPGYAPDHNFNKQSNAASSESCGCQQNKKNTSLYPTKSNTQRGGITFNRPYIPEYQNRQTVFQAPEPEADLKGRVVYRSNGNPVLNARIKVWDVLSGRAYTATADYNGEFEFDFTEENLKGQIQATKGADTSVIREVRIQPNQPTVIDLVIMDKAPAQHMQRQWSPQSQWPVRQATPVRNSVWQFN, encoded by the coding sequence ATGAATCCCTTGATAAACAAAAAACAGCTGCAGAACAATATACGTACGGCTCGGAGCTCTCTGTTCTTGTTCGTTGCTTGTTGTTGTCTGGTCATCAGCAATAATGCCTTTGCCCAATATACTGACAATAGTCCATATTCCTCAGCGAAATATCAAGCTGATATTAATACGACCGATAGTGGTGGAGGTACTTGGGGAGAAATCCTGAATATGAATATCCGCATCGATGGACCCGCTGCCATATTCAGTATCACCTCAAAGAAAGGACCATTTTATAATACGAACAGTGTGAGTATCAGATCAGGGAGCCATAACGGCCCGGTGGTCGTTGCAGGAAAGATCCCCTCGGGCAGCGAAGCCGCAAAACTGCGACTGGATCTTGATTCTGTTTCTTCCTTTCCCCAGCGTTTCTTTGCGACTATAACAAATAATATCGGCTATGCCTGGGTTGGGCCCGTTCAGATCTCAAAAAACGAAACAGCAACAAGCGAGCCTGTTCCCTGGGATGATGCACAGCCCGTTACACAGCCAACTCATGGATCTCATGGACCGCAGCGTCCCATTATTAATGAATCTCCTGAGAGGATAGCAATAAACACCGCTGTCAAGATTGTTGTGACAGCGGGCCAAACACAGAACAATGATATGGTCAGGATCCAATGTACGGCCAGCAGTTCAGACAATACCCCAAATGCTCCCTATCGTTCCGGCTGGGTTTATAGCGGAGACACCATTCATGTGCCCTTAACCTTTCATTCAACAGGCACGCAGGTTATTTTCTGTAATAGCCTGGATAACTACGGGGCCACCAGTTCCCTGAGCCAACGAACAATTACTGTTACCCCAGGTCCGAGCGTTTCAGGGTATCCTGCACCGAGGAACGAACCCTCTGAGCCGACGCCTCTGCCTCCTGCGTCCACCCGAAGAACAATCACCAGCGCCCCGGCCCCTATCGTTGAGGTTCCCAGCCAGGACTCAGTCAATGAGCCTGTCAGTATCAAGCTCATTGCCGGACATGATCCCCAGAACAGAGATCTGGTCAGAATAGGCTGCACTGCTGATGATTCCAACAGAACAGTAAATGATCCTTACCTGTCAGATTGGTTGCCGCCTGGAGCAGAAGTCGATGGAACAATTACCTTTTACTCTTCTGGAGAAAAAAATATTTATTGCATCGCGCATAGCCGACAGGGGGTAGACAGTCCTTCCACCAGAAAGACGATGAGTATTCGCTTTGCGAACCAGGCTCCCAGCTCTCCAGAGATCAATCCCTATCCCTATGCCACAGATCCGGGAGAAACAACCTATATTTCGGTCACTGCCGGGGGAGATCCTGATGGAGATCAGGTCAAGGTAAAATGCTCAGCAACCGATTCCAGTATAACCGGAAATGCGCCGTATATTTCCGACTGGGTTGCACCTCAATCAACGGTGAATGCCGCCCTTGCCTTTTATACCTCTGGGGATAAGGAGGTTACCTGTGTAACGATTGACAGCAAAGACGCACAAAGCGATAAAGCAACACGCAAAATGCACGTCCATAGCTCGCAATACAATCCAGGATATGCTCCTGACCATAACTTTAACAAGCAGTCGAATGCTGCCAGCTCGGAGAGCTGTGGGTGTCAGCAGAATAAGAAGAATACTTCATTGTACCCAACAAAAAGTAATACACAGCGGGGAGGGATCACCTTCAACCGGCCCTACATTCCTGAGTACCAGAATCGTCAGACGGTTTTTCAAGCGCCGGAACCAGAGGCTGATCTTAAAGGCCGGGTCGTGTACAGGAGTAACGGAAACCCTGTGCTAAATGCTCGGATCAAGGTCTGGGATGTGCTGTCTGGCAGGGCCTATACCGCAACGGCAGATTATAACGGCGAATTTGAGTTTGATTTTACTGAAGAGAACCTCAAAGGCCAGATTCAAGCGACAAAAGGGGC